From the Glandiceps talaboti chromosome 10, keGlaTala1.1, whole genome shotgun sequence genome, one window contains:
- the LOC144440652 gene encoding gamma-aminobutyric acid type B receptor subunit 2-like, translating to MLAIRVILVYFVITIPVCLATGNDTGLANTDDVSGQGGKIPLTLIGLMSFEVEDGWSGGGVVPAVEMAVEDVNRNLDILSGYELRISWDDDQCVPGKSVEMLFKQLTTPPVKLMILGVGCSSAAHAFASTAPYFNLMQVGATESSPKLSDTKEFPSFIRITAPDTLFNDVRVSLLLHYGWTRIATLYQNKDFFSTLNADLVTSLEANNITVITADTFSIGDPSIQVSNIKKQGARIIALNAYIQAGKQVMCEAYKQGLYGGKYVWLLLGWYDISKWVNENDTDCSYQQLYQVVEGSFIPDFIRRDESGEAGISGMTFDQFEKRYLEWPTLPKYKLNPSFPQGYDAVWAVALTLNETAQRLADENFPAHSTLINKSLENFHYGDQEMTDLFYKTMKGLKYHGVTGEVFFDDVGNRRFLHAVQQIQDGEKSRVAIWHPDTYPSLEFDPNNPPKWQGGKIPLDGLQYVTEIMYIPFEEFVAACVCSGLCVLLALGFLHFNVSHMKHPYIKMSSPRLNNVIIFGCILAYVSVILFGLDERIIHIEYLDILCSVQAWTLSVSFTCAFGSMFAKTWRVHSIWTGSRKGRRLEILDSHLFGMVAVFLVIDAVLLLLWQCIDPFFIRTAEIHGEVDYENDVVIQYKQHYCESDHHFYWLGAIYVTKGLMLVFGCFLAYETRTVTIPGLNDSRYIGMSVYNVVVLCILGVTISLAVEHRPDLSYGITAIAVIVCATVTLSFLFVPKIRQVHKDPTGNLSRQAVKKRNTDTGPSNTYPSLARKASHHELGVDNVAISLEGDPTNDSDGATIYRGDVAKEMQSLRKRIHEKDKDMGIMKMLLDVLLRRDIDVQTNKPTTNMEMTTDLTLGDVTVKVTLSKEQIGKTPTV from the exons ATGTTGGCGATACGTGTCATacttgtttactttgtaattaCTATCCCCGTTTGCCTAGCCACTGGGAATGACACGGGTTTAGCAAACACGGATGATGTGTCAGGTCAgggtggtaaaatcccattgaCTCTCATCGGTTTGATGTCTTTTGAGGTTGAAGATGGATGGTCTGGGGGAGGAGTTGTTCCTGCGGTTGAAATGGCTGTCGAAGATGTCAACAGGAACTTGGACATACTATCGGGCTACGAGCTACGAATATCCTGGGATGACGACCAG TGTGTTCCTGGTAAATCTGTTGAAATGCTGTTCAAACAACTGACAACACCACCTGTCAAATTGATGATTCTTGGCGTAGGATGTTCTTCTGCCGCCCATGCATTCGCTAGTACCGCTCCTTATTTCAACTTAATGCAG GTTGGTGCGACTGAGAGTTCGCCGAAACTATCCGATACCAAAGAGTTCCCATCATTCATCCGTATTACAGCACCGGACACCCTCTTTAATGATGTCCGAGTGTCTCTTCTTCTCCATTACGGTTGGACAAGAATTGCCACGTTATACCAAAACAAGGATTTCTTTTCAACt TTGAATGCAGACTTAGTGACGTCACTGGAAGCAAACAATATAACGGTGATTACGGCTGACACGTTTAGCATCGGAGATCCATCGATTCAAGTTAGTAATATAAAG AAACAGGGTGCAAGGATCATAGCACTTAATGCGTATATTCAAGCTGGGAAACAAGTAATGTGTGAG GCTTACAAGCAAGGTTTGTATGGAGGAAAATACGTGTGGCTTCTTCTTGGTTGGTATGACATATCAAAGTGggtaaatgaaaatgatacagACTGTAGTTACCAGCAATTGTATCAAGTCGTCGAAGGATCTTTTATTCCTGATTTTATACGAAGGGACGAATCAGGAGAAGCTGGAATATCAGGCATG ACATTTGACCAGTTCGAAAAGCGGTATCTCGAATGGCCGACATTGCCAAAGTACAAGTTAAATCCGAGTTTTCCTCAAGGATATGACGCAGTTTGGGCTGTAGCACTTACTCTCAATGAAACAGCACAGCGATTAGCAGATGAg AACTTCCCAGCCCATAGTACACTGATAAACAAGTCATTGGAAAATTTTCACTACGGTGATCAGGAGATGACagatttgttttataaaacGATGAAAGGCTTGAAGTATCATGGAGTAAcg ggTGAAGTTTTTTTCGACGACGTTGGTAACCGACGCTTTTTACATGCTGTTCAACAAATCCAAG ATGGAGAAAAAAGCAGAGTTGCTATATGGCATCCTGATACCTATCCAAGCTTAGAATTTGACCCGAACAATCCTCCAAAATGGCAAG gAGGTAAAATTCCACTTGATGGTTTGCAATACGTGACTGAAATCATGTATATACCTTTTGAAGAATTCGTAGCGGCTTGTGTTTGTTCCGGACTATGTGTGCTCCTGGCACTAGGTTTCCTTCACTTCAACGTCTCTCACATGAAACACCC TTACATAAAGATGTCCTCTCCACGTCTGAACAATGTCATAATATTTGGTTGCATCTTAGCTTATGTATCAGTCATTCTCTTTGGTTTGGATGAAAGGATAATTCATATTGAGTATCTAGATATCTTATGTTCA GTACAAGCCTGGACGTTATCAGTTTCATTTACCTGTGCCTTTGGATCTATGTTTGCGAAGACCTGGCGTGTTCATTCCATCTGGACAGGGAGTAGAAAAGGTCGACGTCTG GAAATATTGGATTCTCATCTATTTGGCATGGTGGCAGTCTTTTTGGTTATCGATGCAGTTTTACTATTACTTTGGCAATGTATCGACCCGTTCTTCATTCGTACTGCTGAGATTCATGGAGAG GTTGATTATGAAAACGATGTAGTGATCCAATACAAGCAACATTACTGTGAATCCGACCATCACTTCTACTGGCTAGGCGCCATTTACGTCACTAAGGGACTAATGTTGGTGTTCGGGTGTTTCTTGGCTTATGAAACAAGAACAGTCACCATTCCTGGCTTAAATGACTCAAG GTACATCGGTATGTCAGTGTACAATGTCGTGGTATTGTGCATTCTCGGTGTCACTATATCACTCGCGGTCGAACATCGCCCAGACCTGTCGTACGGCATCACAGCAATAGCCGTCATAGTATGTGCTACAGTGACCTTGTCGTTCCTATTCGTACCAAAAATACGCCAGGTTCACAAAGACCCTACCGGTAACCTGTCGAGGCAAGCCGTTAAGAAGAGAAACACCGATACTGGTCCATCCAATACATATCCATCATTGGCCAGAAAAGCGAGTCATCATGAGTTAGGTGTGGACAACGTGGCCATCTCCCTAGAGGGCGATCCTACCAATGATTCCGATGGTGCTACTATATACAGAGGCGATGTGGCAAAAGAAATGCAAAGTTTACGGAAACGTATTCATGAG AAAGACAAAGATATGGGGATAATGAAAATGCTCCTTGATGTTCTACTGCGTCGTGATATTGACGTTCAGACGAATAAACCTACTACGAATATGGAGATGACTACTGATCTAACTCTTGGGGATGTGACTGTAAAAGTTACACTATCGAAAGAACAGATCGGGAAAACTCCTACAGTATAA